DNA sequence from the Procambarus clarkii isolate CNS0578487 chromosome 9, FALCON_Pclarkii_2.0, whole genome shotgun sequence genome:
tgagcatgtctaacacagtagccctggtcatgtctaacacagtagccctggtcatgtctaacacagtagccctggtcatgtctaacacagtagccctggtcatgtctaacatagtagccctgagcatgtctaacacagtagccctggtcatgtctaacacagtagctctgagcatgtctaacacagtagccctggtcatgtctaacacagtagccctgagcatgtctaacacagtagccctgagcatgtctaacacagtagccatgatcatgtctaacacagtagccctgtgcatgtctaacacagtagtcctggtcatatctaacacagtagccctgatcatgtctaacacagtagccctggtcatgtctaacacagtagccctggtcatgtctaacacagtagccctgagcatgtctaacacagtagccctggtcatgtctaacacagtagccctgagcatggCTAACACTGTAGtcctgagcatgtctaacacagtagccctggtcatgtctaacacagtagccttggtaatgtctaacacagtagccctgagcatggctaacacagtagtcctgagcatgtctaacacagtagccctgagcatgtctaacacagtagcccctggccatgtctaacacagtagccctgagcatggCTAACACAGTAGTCCTGAGCATGTCTACACAGTAGCCCTCAGCATGTCTAATACAGTAGCCATGAGCATGTCTAACACtgtagccctgagcatgtctaatACAGTAGCCATGAGCATGTCTAACACtgtagccctgagcatgtctaacacagtagccatgagcatgtctaacacagtagccctgagcatgtctaacacagtaacTGTCTGCACTAAAAGATAAGCTCTTAAgatgtcgcctgcagtagtcTCATGTCCTGAAGCAGACCTCAGGATGTCGCCTGCAGTACTCTCTAAGACACCACCTGCAGTGGTCTACTGCAGGATGTTGCCTGAATTGGTTGTCATGATGTTGCCTGAATTGGTTGTCAGGATGTTGCCTGAATTGGTTGTCAGGATGTTGCCTACAGTAATGTTTAAGTTGTCGCCTGCAGTAGTTCTCAGGATGTCGCCTGCAGTAATGTTTAAGTTGTCGCCTGCAGTAGTTCTCAGGATGTCGCCTGCAGTAATGTTTAAGTTGTCGCCTGCAGTAGTTCTCAGGATGTTGCCTGCAGTAATGTTTAAGTTGTCGCCTGCAGTAGTTCTCAGGATGTCGCCTGCAGTAATGTTTAAGTTGTCGCCTGCAGTAGTTCTCAGGATGTCGCCTGCAGTAATGTTTAAGTTGTCGCCTGCAGTAGTTCTCAGGATGTTGCCTGCAGTAATGTTTAAGTTGTCGCCTGCAGTAGTTCTCAGGATGTCGCCTGCAGTAATGTTTAAGTTGTCGCCTGCAGTAGTTCTCAGGATGTTGCCTGCAGTAATGTTTAAGTTGTCGCCTGCAGTAGTTCTCAGGATGTCGCCTGCAGTAATGTTTAAGTTGTCGCCTGCAGTAGTTCTCAGGATGTCGCCTGCAGTAATGTTTAAGTTGTCGCCTGCAGTAGTTCTCAGGATGTCACCTGCAGTAATGTTTAAATTGTCGCCTGCAGTAGTTCTCAGGATGTTGCCCACAGTAATGTTTAAGTTGTCGCCTGCAGTAGTTCTCAGGATGTCGCCTGCAGcagaatggattacgagaaccttcaagtccagggatcccatcaaaaAGCTCATATTATTCAAATCATTAATGTTGTCCCGCCCTGAGTATTGGTCAATATTCAGTTTCATCTTCACAGCAGGAGAGAGTACTGAAATagcgggagtacagagaacatacacgaCACGCGTAGCCCTCAACCACCTAAACTATTGAGATCGTTTCTAATAAATATACCCTTTAAGAGGACACGAGAGAGGTGTCGAAGCTGCTTAGTCGTGCTCAATCGTCCTCCAGTAGCAGCTGCAAAGGAGCAAAACCTCAGCATATCAAAGAGGCGGTTAATTATACGCTGTCACGTGGACCGTCTCTCTAAGGACACACCGTTCGTCTGGGACGGCCTGGCTGCTCTGGTGCCAAGTGCAGTTATTGCCTGTTGGGATTAAAAAATTAGAGACAGAGTCAGAATCATAAACAAATATTACAACCTCTCACTGCTTGGATGGTAAGGAATTTTATGTTGGGGTCGGTAATATGAGGACATGTTGTtgtaagtggccagcatgcagtgagaggccagcaagtagagagtggccagcatgcagtgagtggccagcatgcagtgagaggccagcaagtagagagtggccagcatgcagtgagtggccagcatgtagtgattgaccagatgtagtgagtggccagcatgtagtgagtgcccAGCACGCAGTGAgaggccagcaagcagtgagaggccagcatgcagtgagaggccagcatgtagagagtggccagcatgcagtgagtggccagcatgcagtgagaagCCAACATGTagagagtggccagcatgcagtgagaggccagcatgcagtgagtggccagcatgcagtgagaagCCAGCATGTagagagtggccagcatgcagtgagaagCCAGCATGTagagagtggccagcatgcagtgagaggccagcatgtagagagtggccagcatgcagtgagtgcccAGCAcgcagtgagaggccagcatgtagtgagtgcccAGCAcgcagtgagaggccagcatgcagtgagaagCCAGCATGTagagagtggccagcatgcagtgagaggccagcatgtagagagtggccagcatgcagtgagtggccagcatgcagtgattggccagcatgtagtgagtgcccagcatgcagtgagaggccagcatgcagtgagtggccaacatgtagAGAGTGGCAAGCgtgtagtgagtggccaacatgtagagagaggccagcatgtagtgaatggccagcacgcagtgagtggccagcatgaagtgagtggccagcatgtaatgagtgaccagcatgtaatgagtggccagcatgcagtgagaggccagcatgtagtgagtggtcagcatgtaatgagtgaccagcatgtaatgagtggccagcatgcagtgagttgccagcatgcagtgagtggccagcttctagtgagtggccaacatgcagtgaatggccagcatacagtgagtggccagcatgcagtgagtggccataatgcagtgagtggccatcatgcagtgagtggccagcatgcagtgagtggccataatgcagtgagtggccatcatgcagtgagtggccagcatgcagtgagtggccagcatgaagtgagtggccagcatgtagtgagtggccagcatgaagtgagtggccagcatgcagtgagtggccagcttgtagtgagtggccaacatgcagtgagtggccagcatatagtgagtggccagcatgcagtgagtggccagcatgaagtgagtggccagcatgtagtgagtgtccagcatgaagtgagtggccagcatgaagtgagtggccagcatgcagtgagtggccagcatgaagtgagtggccagcatgtagtgagtggccagaatGTAGTGAGTTGCCAGCATttaatgagtggccagcaagtagtgagtggccagcatgcagtgagtgtccagcatgcagtgagtggctagcatgcagtgagtggctatcatgaagtgagtggccaatatgtagtgagtggccagaatgtagtgagtggccagcatgtagacaGAGGCCagtatgcagtgagtggccagcatgcagtgagtggccatcatgcagtgagtggccagcatgcagtgagtggtcagCACGCAGTGAGTGGTCAGCAGGCATTGAGTGGCCAGCAAGGCTTTGAGTagacagcatgcagtgagtggccagcaggcactgagtggccagcatgcagtaagtggccagcatgtagtgagtggccagcatgtagtttctggccagcatgcagtgagtggccagcatgcagtgagtggccagcatgcagtgagtggccagcatgcagtgagtggccagcatgcagtgagtggccagcatgcagtgagtggccagcatgcagtgagtggccaacatgcagtgagtggccagcatgcagtgtgtggccaacatgcagtgagtggccagcatgcagtgagtggccagcatgcagtgagtggccaacatgcagtgagtggccagcatgcagtgtgtggccaacatgcagtgagtggccagcatgcagtgtgtggccagcatgcagtgagtggtcagCAGGCATTGAGTGGCCACCATACAGTGAGTGGGCAGCAAGCAGTAATTGGTTAGcaggcagtgagtggccagcatgcagtaagtggccagcatgtagtgagtggccagcatgtagtttgtggccagcatgtagtgagtggccagcatgtagtttgtggccaacatgcagtgagtggccagcatgcagtgtgtggtcaACATGAAGTGactggccagcatacagtgagtggccattatacagtgagtggccagcatgcagtaagtggtctGCAGGCATTGAGTGGCCAGC
Encoded proteins:
- the LOC138362890 gene encoding placenta-expressed transcript 1 protein-like, producing the protein MSNTIALVMSNTVALVMSNTVALSMANTVNLSMSNTVALVMSNTVALVMSNTVALVMSNTVALVISPEHVYTVALSMSNTVAMSMSNTVALSMSNTVAMSMSNTVALSMSNTVAMSMSNTVALSMSNTVTVCTKR
- the LOC138362891 gene encoding ice nucleation protein-like, encoding MKLNIDQYSGRDNINDLNNMSFLMGSLDLKVLVIHSAAGDILRTTAGDNLNITVGNILRTTAGDNLNITAGDILRTTAGDNLNITAGDILRTTAGDNLNITAGDILRTTAGDNLNITAGNILRTTAGDNLNITAGDILRTTAGDNLNITAGNILRTTAGDNLNITAGDILRTTAGDNLNITAGDILRTTAGDNLNITAGNILRTTAGDNLNITAGDILRTTAGDNLNITAGDILRTTAGDNLNITVGNILTTNSGNILTTNSGNIMTTNSGNILQ